A single window of Aminivibrio sp. DNA harbors:
- a CDS encoding MinD/ParA family protein — protein sequence MPDVETRKGDQAKDLRRIVGMQHRAAGRLSGLRSLAVLSGKGGVGKSNISVNLSLAMAERGKRVVLLDADLGMANVDLLCGLSPKFNLAHVVRGEKQVRDIILPLGENISVLPGGPGVREMADLDEDALLNLIDSMSVLEGMADVLVIDTGAGIHRNTISFGAASDAVLLVTTPEPTSIRDAYSVLKALVSDAAGKTEVTVVVNMAASPEEGQDVADRIRSAAAQFLGLSPAFGGTVLRDETVALAVKRRTPVLSAFPDSDASRCIRSVAGKILGLGDEQEPLGPGRGVKSFFFRLARGLGLRR from the coding sequence GTGCCTGACGTTGAGACGAGGAAGGGAGACCAGGCGAAAGACCTGCGGCGTATCGTCGGCATGCAGCACAGGGCGGCCGGCCGGCTTTCCGGGCTCCGTTCCCTCGCAGTCCTGAGCGGCAAGGGTGGGGTGGGCAAAAGCAACATCTCGGTGAACCTATCCCTGGCCATGGCGGAGAGAGGCAAACGGGTCGTGCTTCTCGACGCCGATCTCGGCATGGCCAACGTCGACCTGCTCTGCGGCCTCTCGCCGAAGTTCAACCTTGCCCATGTCGTACGGGGAGAAAAGCAGGTCCGGGATATCATTCTTCCCCTGGGAGAGAACATTTCCGTTCTTCCCGGAGGACCGGGAGTCCGGGAGATGGCCGACCTCGACGAGGATGCCCTGTTGAATCTCATCGACAGCATGTCCGTCCTCGAGGGTATGGCCGACGTTCTTGTCATCGACACCGGGGCAGGCATCCACAGGAACACCATCTCCTTCGGCGCCGCGTCGGACGCCGTACTGCTTGTGACCACCCCCGAGCCCACGTCGATCAGGGACGCCTACAGCGTTCTGAAAGCGCTGGTTTCGGATGCGGCAGGCAAGACGGAGGTAACCGTGGTGGTGAACATGGCGGCCTCCCCGGAAGAGGGGCAGGATGTCGCCGACCGCATCAGGAGCGCGGCGGCCCAGTTCCTCGGCCTCTCGCCGGCTTTCGGCGGCACTGTGCTTCGGGACGAGACGGTCGCCCTTGCGGTGAAAAGACGGACGCCGGTTCTCTCTGCCTTCCCGGACAGCGACGCCTCCCGTTGCATCCGTTCAGTTGCCGGTAAGATCCTCGGTCTCGGGGACGAGCAGGAGCCTCTTGGGCCTGGAAGGGGCGTCAAATCCTTCTTTTTCAGGCTCGCCCGCGGGCTGGGATTGAGGAGGTAA